One Synechococcus sp. JA-2-3B'a(2-13) genomic window carries:
- a CDS encoding fasciclin domain-containing protein, translating into MNYKALTLGLTAAACLALVGCASSSSDTAIAPPTPTPTLSPSPTPLPNLVAVAAANPDFSTLVTALQAAGLVGTLQREGPFTVFAPTNAAFAALPPGTVESLLRPENRAELVRILTYHVVPGLAPSSALRSGQQVTTLQGSPVTVTLLEGGRIRINNANVIAADIQASNGIIHVIDTVLIPPR; encoded by the coding sequence ATGAACTACAAAGCCCTCACCCTTGGGCTGACGGCGGCTGCTTGCTTAGCCTTGGTAGGCTGTGCCAGTTCCAGCAGCGATACGGCCATTGCCCCGCCGACGCCTACCCCAACTCTCTCTCCCAGCCCTACGCCGCTGCCCAACCTCGTCGCCGTTGCCGCCGCCAACCCCGACTTCAGTACCTTGGTGACGGCCCTGCAGGCAGCGGGCTTGGTGGGGACTTTGCAGCGGGAAGGTCCCTTCACGGTATTCGCTCCCACCAATGCTGCTTTTGCCGCTTTGCCCCCTGGCACGGTGGAATCTTTGCTGCGACCTGAGAACCGGGCAGAGCTGGTGCGCATTCTCACTTACCACGTGGTTCCTGGCTTGGCTCCTTCCAGTGCCCTCAGATCCGGCCAGCAGGTAACGACTTTGCAGGGATCCCCCGTCACCGTCACGCTTCTTGAGGGCGGACGGATTCGCATCAACAACGCCAACGTGATCGCCGCGGATATTCAAGCTTCCAACGGCATCATCCACGTCATCGACACCGTCTTGATCCCGCCGCGTTAG
- a CDS encoding GTP-binding protein: MVLSRSTWVWLWAGLGLAALSQYLQWVSGIYSFIAPHSLPLADLAVAGILGGTAAAGLAARHWWQQAGRRQSTPNQRTQPLRRVKLTRNQVQADLEDADRLIQKLQNDISRRALRAKLQEINQRLNQEELHLVVFGTSSAGKTSLINALMGRPVGETAPTLGTTQQGSIHTYQLEGWNGPISLTDTPGLLTIGGAGEAEARALAQKADLLILVVAGDLLASEYAEMLELARLGKSAILALNKTDQMLPEDVETILAHLRRRTAGVIPAEQVVAIAADPEPLKVRYYSEDGSVWETWEPQPPETEALIQQMAHLLQQKGSHLRLANALLQTRTLSEAVQQALQEERRQQGRQIVERMQWATAAALAANPLPALDVLAGVAIQARMIGELHQVFDRRITLRRAQQIAQSLAQMVVQLGGLELATQALGSLLKASPLMVMGIPLQAVTGAYLTRVAGLSYLEWLSSGDPWQEEILQERIRQQLQNRHPLAFLTQLARQAHSNS; encoded by the coding sequence ATGGTGCTGTCGCGCTCCACTTGGGTGTGGTTGTGGGCAGGGCTGGGTTTGGCGGCCCTGAGCCAATATCTGCAATGGGTTAGCGGGATCTATAGCTTTATCGCCCCCCATTCGTTGCCGCTGGCGGATCTGGCAGTGGCCGGGATCCTGGGAGGGACAGCAGCAGCAGGTCTGGCAGCGCGCCATTGGTGGCAGCAGGCTGGCCGACGGCAAAGTACTCCAAACCAGCGGACACAACCGCTGCGGCGGGTTAAGTTAACTCGGAATCAGGTGCAAGCCGATCTGGAAGATGCCGATCGCCTGATCCAGAAGCTGCAGAATGACATCAGTCGCCGTGCCCTGCGTGCCAAGCTGCAAGAGATCAATCAGCGGCTTAACCAGGAGGAATTGCATCTGGTGGTGTTCGGCACCAGTTCCGCCGGCAAGACCTCGTTGATCAATGCCTTGATGGGCCGACCAGTGGGCGAAACAGCCCCCACCCTGGGCACCACCCAGCAGGGATCCATCCACACCTACCAATTGGAGGGCTGGAACGGCCCCATTTCCCTTACCGACACACCTGGGCTGCTGACGATTGGGGGAGCAGGTGAAGCGGAAGCCCGCGCCCTGGCCCAGAAGGCGGATCTGCTGATCTTGGTGGTGGCCGGAGACCTGCTGGCTTCGGAGTATGCCGAAATGCTGGAGTTGGCCCGGCTGGGCAAATCCGCCATCCTGGCCCTCAACAAAACCGATCAGATGCTGCCGGAGGATGTAGAGACCATCTTGGCCCATTTGCGCCGACGCACCGCCGGTGTTATCCCTGCCGAACAGGTGGTGGCCATCGCCGCTGATCCAGAGCCCCTCAAGGTTCGCTACTACTCCGAAGATGGCTCTGTGTGGGAAACTTGGGAGCCGCAGCCCCCCGAGACAGAGGCCCTCATTCAACAAATGGCTCACCTGCTGCAGCAGAAGGGATCCCACCTGCGCTTGGCCAATGCCTTGTTGCAAACCCGAACTCTCAGCGAAGCCGTCCAGCAGGCCCTCCAAGAAGAACGTCGCCAACAGGGTCGCCAGATCGTGGAACGGATGCAGTGGGCCACCGCTGCTGCCCTGGCGGCAAACCCTCTTCCTGCTTTGGATGTGCTGGCAGGAGTAGCCATTCAGGCGCGCATGATTGGGGAACTGCACCAGGTGTTTGACCGACGCATTACCTTACGCCGGGCCCAGCAAATCGCCCAGAGTTTGGCGCAAATGGTGGTGCAACTGGGGGGGCTGGAGCTGGCCACTCAGGCTTTGGGCTCTCTGCTCAAGGCCAGCCCCTTGATGGTTATGGGGATCCCCCTGCAGGCAGTGACGGGGGCCTATCTGACACGGGTGGCGGGGCTCAGTTACCTAGAGTGGCTGTCCTCTGGGGATCCCTGGCAAGAGGAAATCCTGCAAGAGCGGATTAGGCAGCAGCTCCAAAACCGTCATCCTCTGGCCTTTCTCACCCAACTGGCCCGCCAAGCCCATTCCAACAGCTAG
- a CDS encoding DUF6464 family protein: MSSPNLTLPIQWIDVDSGEVVEECPWQSSPHPGTYVQLAEQHYLVLEKRHSYRLRQGKYHLCGIRALVRSVNPPQEAGNCLGDPSCRFNAHSPLLRCAVNPSGPCQGCPHYESAPRC; the protein is encoded by the coding sequence ATGTCTTCCCCCAACCTGACCCTGCCCATTCAGTGGATTGATGTGGATTCAGGAGAGGTGGTGGAGGAATGTCCTTGGCAGAGTAGTCCCCATCCGGGCACCTACGTCCAACTGGCAGAGCAGCACTACCTGGTTCTGGAAAAGCGTCATTCCTACCGGCTCCGGCAAGGCAAATACCACCTGTGTGGGATCCGCGCCCTGGTGCGTTCGGTAAACCCACCGCAGGAAGCAGGGAATTGCCTGGGGGATCCCTCCTGTCGGTTCAATGCCCACTCGCCCTTGCTGCGTTGTGCCGTCAACCCCAGCGGGCCCTGTCAGGGCTGCCCCCACTACGAGTCGGCCCCGCGTTGCTAG